One window of the Candidatus Dependentiae bacterium genome contains the following:
- the gyrA gene encoding DNA gyrase subunit A, whose protein sequence is MEPVESKKNNGNAQVKPVLVEKELKDSFLDYAMSVVVSRAIPDIRDGLKPVHRRVLYTMHQLGFHYNKPYHKSVRVVGEVLGKYHPHGDQAVYNTMVGMVQDFSKRYPLLDGQGNWGSVDGDSAAAMRYTEVRMEKISQEILADLDKETVDFVPNFDESTVEPVVLPSKLPNLLVNGTSGIAVGMATSIPPHNLGEVVNGCLALLENPNLSDDELFKLIPAPDFPTGGIICGRAGIVKAYTTGRGRAILRGVAEIQEDKKGTSIIITELPYQVNKAELTIKIADLVKNKVIEGISNIKDESDKKGMRLIIDIKRGEIPQVVLNLLYKHTALESPISILMLGLLDNRPVIFSLRQLIEEFLYHRKQVIYKRTVYDLKKAQAREHLLEGFIIALSNIDAIVALIKKATDALEAIEHLGREHKFSEAQAKAILEMRLQRLTGLEQEKIRAEMEEIKKTIAYLRSIIESETILKKEIVKELQELKEMYGDERKTRIEGAVDVLTEADLIPDEEVVITLTMKGYIKRVPLEVYGVQHRGGKGKMGMASLEDVDDAVLDMFVARNHDDLLFFTNFGRVYSLNVFEIPEASRTARGRAIINLLPLQPNEKVVKLLCTRDMENKFIVMLSKHGIIKRTDAMSFAKIRATGIRAVTLKENDELVYCDLSSGNDTVIIATKNGQGIRFKEEEVREMGRQASGVIGIRLRKNDEVVGMEVVSNSGDILFATENGYGKKVRIEDFRIAHRGGVGVRTIPTGGRNGFVIGLTVVRPESELMLIDKAGKIIRLPATEVRTMGRQAKGVRLIKLDEGQQLATIFAFDVDHEEQEKTHDSGTPGGSGGEFVEEVTQTSAKKASADNEDKMEAGQQETEFDIFDFHAGQHEELSFDEPEPSQEDDDSFMAF, encoded by the coding sequence ATGGAACCGGTAGAATCGAAAAAAAATAATGGAAATGCCCAGGTAAAACCGGTATTAGTTGAAAAAGAATTGAAAGATTCTTTTTTAGATTATGCAATGTCGGTTGTTGTAAGTCGTGCAATTCCTGACATACGCGATGGGTTAAAACCTGTACATAGACGTGTGCTATATACCATGCATCAACTTGGTTTTCATTATAATAAACCATATCATAAATCTGTTCGTGTAGTTGGTGAAGTTCTTGGTAAATATCATCCACATGGTGACCAAGCGGTGTATAATACCATGGTTGGTATGGTACAAGATTTTTCTAAAAGATATCCATTATTAGATGGTCAAGGTAACTGGGGTTCAGTTGACGGTGATAGTGCAGCTGCAATGCGTTACACTGAAGTTCGTATGGAAAAAATTTCACAAGAAATTTTGGCCGACCTTGATAAAGAAACCGTTGATTTTGTTCCAAACTTTGATGAGTCTACGGTAGAACCGGTGGTGTTACCAAGTAAACTCCCTAATCTATTAGTAAATGGTACATCAGGTATTGCAGTTGGTATGGCAACCTCTATTCCTCCACACAATTTGGGAGAGGTAGTTAATGGGTGTTTAGCGCTTCTTGAAAATCCTAATTTATCGGATGATGAGTTATTTAAACTTATTCCTGCACCGGATTTTCCAACGGGTGGTATTATATGTGGTCGTGCTGGCATTGTTAAGGCATATACTACAGGCCGTGGACGCGCAATATTGCGTGGTGTAGCTGAAATTCAAGAAGATAAAAAAGGTACGAGCATTATTATTACTGAGCTGCCGTACCAAGTTAACAAGGCAGAACTTACTATAAAAATTGCAGACCTGGTAAAAAATAAAGTTATTGAAGGCATTTCGAATATCAAGGATGAGTCTGACAAAAAAGGAATGCGTTTAATCATTGATATTAAACGAGGAGAAATCCCACAGGTTGTTTTGAATTTATTATATAAACATACTGCATTAGAATCACCAATTTCTATTTTAATGCTTGGGCTGCTCGATAATCGCCCGGTGATATTCAGCTTACGACAATTAATAGAAGAATTCTTATATCATCGCAAACAAGTTATTTATAAACGAACTGTATATGACCTTAAAAAAGCACAAGCACGTGAGCATTTGTTAGAAGGTTTTATTATTGCGCTTAGTAATATTGATGCAATTGTAGCGTTGATTAAAAAAGCAACAGATGCGTTAGAAGCTATAGAGCATTTAGGCAGAGAGCATAAATTTAGTGAAGCGCAGGCAAAAGCAATTTTAGAAATGCGTCTACAGCGCTTGACTGGTTTGGAGCAAGAAAAAATTCGCGCAGAAATGGAAGAGATCAAAAAGACTATTGCATATTTGCGATCAATTATTGAAAGTGAAACAATTCTTAAAAAAGAAATTGTTAAAGAATTGCAAGAACTCAAAGAAATGTATGGTGACGAACGCAAAACACGCATAGAAGGTGCGGTCGATGTGTTGACCGAGGCTGACTTAATCCCTGATGAAGAAGTAGTTATTACCTTAACTATGAAGGGATATATAAAGCGTGTTCCATTAGAAGTATATGGCGTGCAGCACCGTGGTGGTAAAGGTAAAATGGGCATGGCGAGTCTTGAAGATGTAGATGATGCCGTTCTTGATATGTTTGTGGCACGTAATCATGATGATTTATTGTTCTTCACTAATTTTGGACGCGTGTACAGCTTGAATGTATTTGAAATTCCTGAAGCAAGTCGTACGGCACGTGGGCGTGCAATCATTAATCTACTACCATTGCAACCTAATGAAAAAGTAGTGAAGTTGTTATGCACACGTGATATGGAAAATAAATTCATTGTGATGCTCAGTAAACACGGTATCATAAAACGTACTGACGCTATGAGCTTTGCAAAGATTCGTGCAACTGGTATCCGTGCAGTAACACTCAAAGAAAATGATGAGCTTGTGTATTGTGACTTAAGTTCAGGTAATGATACCGTTATTATTGCAACTAAGAATGGCCAAGGTATTCGCTTTAAAGAAGAAGAAGTACGTGAAATGGGTAGACAGGCGAGTGGTGTAATTGGTATTCGCTTGCGTAAAAATGATGAAGTTGTTGGTATGGAAGTAGTATCTAATAGTGGCGATATCTTATTTGCAACTGAAAATGGATATGGTAAGAAAGTGCGTATTGAAGATTTCCGCATTGCACATAGAGGTGGTGTTGGCGTGCGTACTATACCAACCGGTGGACGTAATGGTTTTGTAATTGGTCTTACGGTGGTACGACCAGAATCAGAATTGATGCTTATTGATAAAGCAGGAAAAATTATTCGTCTACCAGCAACCGAAGTCCGCACAATGGGTCGCCAAGCAAAAGGTGTACGCTTGATTAAGCTTGATGAAGGACAACAACTTGCAACTATTTTTGCATTTGATGTGGATCATGAAGAGCAAGAAAAAACACACGATTCTGGTACGCCCGGTGGCAGTGGTGGTGAGTTCGTAGAAGAAGTAACGCAAACATCTGCCAAAAAAGCATCCGCGGATAATGAAGACAAAATGGAAGCCGGACAGCAAGAAACAGAATTTGATATTTTCGATTTCCATGCTGGACAACATGAAGAGCTTTCTTTTGATGAACCAGAACCATCTCAAGAAGATGACGATTCATTTATGGCGTTTTAA